TATTAGATGTTGGTTCAACCTCACAACCATCAGCTGGGAGACTTAAATTTACACTAAGTCTACTTAAATCATCAAGGTCTTCGTCTGAGAAAAACCAATCAAcctaaaaatcataattaaatatttatacatttatcgcAAATTTCTATTAAGAAAGATCGTATTCGattaattcgaaaataattgaatactTCATACTCACATTATTTAATAAGCTTTCGACTATTTTACATTGGTGAGACATATCAGTGACCATCGTAACCATATTATCCCTTGAACCACTCGCGCGTACCAATGTAGGTCCAAAAACAATAGCTAAATTTTTAGCTTCCATCTTATTAACTTCACTGTGTTCTACAATTTTCTTCAAGTGTAACATTAAGTATTTGAGTGTTTCAAAATGATGTTCTGGAAGATCTCTTAATAATTTCCTTATAGTTGCCATTCTCCTTTGAGGATCTTCAATCTTATCCGCGTCAATGAACATGGGATATAATTCTGCAGTTAATAGTGAATCTGGTAAATGTCGAAAGAAAGACTTGAGTAAAGAAGATATCACATTCACATCGCTCCATCTGGGGTcctattaaaaacaattagcAATTAACCAACATATAACGATTTAATTTGTCTTCGTATTATATTCTAAATTGCAATATTAAGACACGTACCTGAAGATTAATGTTTTCAAATCCTTTATTTACACTCTCAGTAAGCTGAGAAATGGCAGCAGTATTTCCTGGCACTCTGTATATTCCAACAACTTCAAGACCACGTGCCTCAACTATACTAGTACACATTTCAACTATAAGAGGTACAAATTCCGAAAAGGAAGACTGTaacgaaagaataattaaatttaatgaaattttatttggctataaacaaatattcttACCGATGGACAAAGTTCAAGTGGCACTTTAAATGTAGCTCCTTCAGGTGGCAATTGTGCAGTAGGTGATGATGGTGAACCATGCATTCTTCTAAATTGTTTAGCTACTCTACCCTTCCAAGTTTTGGTTTTTGGAGATGAAAGAGGTTCCACAATTTGACTTGgctttcttgttttatttactGGCGATTGCCCAGTCGGTGATCTATTTCTGAAAGATGTTAACTTCTTGATACCTTTGTGACTGGGTAAGGGACTCAGCCTTTGATTAGCATTTTGAACAGAGGCAACACTGGGTGTTGTTGGTCCGGGAGTTTGTGGTACTGCTTGTTGTTTCAAAGTACTAGAGGTAATATCCTACGAATtgttatattaacaaatattaatacgcGTAAATGCTATACTTTCTTCCGAGAATTGcaagatattaacaaataaatttaccAATGGCTTTTCAGTAGCAGCATATTTATGAAGTGATCTTAGCCAAAGAGCCATCGAAGCTGCATCTTCTGTTTGTAAAAGCACTTCTGCTGTAGGATTCACCACTCGTAATACATGTTTTCGTTTAGTATAATCCTCAGCAATATCCACCAATGAACACCTTACATCAATATTTTGTACAGTACCTTCAGTATCGTTAACCGATGAAGGGctctgtaaaataataaaaataattagagtaTTTAAGTATTATTTGTTACGATTAAATCAAGTTTTCTAACTACCTGACTGTGACGAtccttataaaaaaataaaattggacCTCGAAGAACACCCCAAATTTGCTTCCAGGAACGATCAGAAGATCGCTGCGatatacaaataaagaaatatatattcgataagtTGTTagatttattgttaaataaaatagtaataaattttcatttacctTGCCATCGAGCACTGTGAACTTGATGTGAAGTGTGCCTTCTCGTTCAATAGGTTCAACCTCCTTCGGAGCTTCGTTGCCACTATCCGTAGTACTTATGATACTGTTactgaaataattaaaaatatatatcacattTCAATTCATTTGAACTTTTATAAACTATAGACAATCAATATGTAAAGTGTTATGTTGTGTAGTCACtgaaaatatacataagtgaaacatttttatttacaagaaCGAATCGATTGAATAAGATCATTCAATAAAATGTGTCATTAGATCTTTcttgaaaattcaaattaGATACAATAtcatttgtacatatatacagcatttgttattaaatatatacaataaaacaCTTGCACATTATAAAATCCTTGCAATTTTTGCACATTCACGATTGATAATACAAAAGCTTTGcccacatacatatatgtctattatataaataacatcacTGGAAACAATCACCTTATATTAATTCACAGTTTTTATTCTGCAATCATccaatctatttatatattctgttACATTCAGAATTTTAAGCTGTAAATATTATGtgattaatgttttattactCACATATACAATAACTCAAACATAAagttattacataaaaaagcCATTTGATCTGGATACAATAATGTTAGTCCTCTTGAGTCACCTTGAAGTATAGATGTCCTACATAAAGCAAATATTCTAGACATTGATTTACAAAAGACATTGTACACATATAATGATCTGTAACAAAACAAAGTTCACGAATAGACATGACCAAACTATTCAAGGAGAATGGTAATGCTGTGCTCATTTCTACTAAAGAACCAAGGATTACAACGAATATTTTCgcgaaatcaaaaaaaaagtatcgttttattatagattttttcaAAGCTTTCTAAACATAGTCGTTGTTTTCCCTGAGtactgataaaaaaaagattacagttaaataaaatggaagaaaagagTTAAAAGCAATCATAAtttgtgaataaaaaaaaacaaagaatcaTTTTACTTGCATAGAACTATTCTGAAAACagatttgtttattattaaaagaaatatcgaatgtatttacaaaagtaaaaattataatgaaattgttTCGTTTATTAGTTTGATACATAATCaacgaaaataaatcataaatagcctcaaaaataaaacagaaaaatagaaaataaagatatgatGCTTTCTTTAAGGCTTTCTACAAAAGATTACATCCTCACCGAAGAGAATGTCGATGAAGATTTGCAGACTGCGTCATATCCTCAAAGATTCGTCTTAACGGTGCTATGTCACTTGTAAATGACGGTGGTCTCCATCGTCTATGTGCACTGGAAATATGAACATAACTGAAACTCAAACGTACTTACACgaagagaaattaaagaaaatataattgccTGACACAGCATCACCAAAGGAACAATGGTTTTCGTGTCGGTAAATTTCATGCACCATATTTCAGCTGTATACAATGATTCGGAGGATGAAATGTGCTTATCGAAGCATGTTcgcaaaaatacaaaaatggaTAAATAAGATGATAAGTTGTGACATAAGCCAGATTTTGAGTCCACCtagttttatcaaatattaattgacttatactaattaattaaatcaattaaatattatacattttttacttcctttttgTTAGATTCTTTATAGAacttaaaatcaaaaaattaaaaacaaaacaaatatttacctTCTAAGAACGTGAACAGGTTCAGTGTCACTAAGATCTAAATCGCTATCAACGTGCATTCGTTCACCCCACGTAGCTTTCAGGTAGGAAACTCTTCTCGTAGCGCGCTCTTCATCacctataatataatattattgttacgcacttcgtttttttttcaattcatcattttattaacatatacaataaaaatactcACTTAATTGTGCGTTTTTCTGTCGTCTAAGGATTACTCCATTGTTTGATGTTTCATCGCAAGAAgctatgataaaataaaagtatatttacattcattgaataagtttaaataattgatatacaAAAAACAtatgaaagtaaagaaagttAATTAACTAACCAAGTTGACTTCTAGTAGACTGTGCATAGCTTTGGTTTTTACtatcaccattattattatcatttctaatgtctttctcctcttcttgcTCTGTTTGCCATGTATGTCTTATATTTCCACGCGATCCGTTTACAGTTTCCCAAGATTCTGCACTATTACTACGTGCCCTAAGATGAACTGCTTCTATTTCCATCGTTGGTATTTCTGTAAAAGTAGATCAAATGATTGAACAAATGATTTCTCAtcatttataacattaataacagatACAAGTTATTCAATCTTTGAGGAGGAAATTTAGTTACATTAAATTTGTTGAACAATACATACAAACTTTCAGAATCAGAAATCAGAATTTTTCATGCTATACTCTAAGCCTTGACCATATcttaaagtaaaatttttaattaacattgctaacgataaacatttttacaatttacatttttatgatttacaccttgaataaaaataaaaaagcgaCGTATACCTGTAATAGTAATGCTTGTTACACGAATAAAAGCTGATTGactctcttatttattttctttaagcttattttatctttactcATGCATTCACACATACTAATAATGGCACACTTTATTTCTACAATATCACTCACGTTTATTATGATGAATGACTTTactgaaataaaatttgcaaaaaaaaaaaacatatagcAAAGAACAAATatcaaatatcttttttttccaaagtaATTGACCTctctattttaataataacagccaTAAATGTCTGATGATCATTTAAGACAAtgtatttaatgaattatcaATTTTCACTTTCCTTAGTATACACTAAACATTGAAACAATATGGACAACGTTTAATCAAAATGCATTTTGATCACcatcataaataaaattaaaaaaaaaaataaataaataaaaaaaatatgaataaaatgattGATTGGTTCAACCGCTTGTCTTATTCTACCTTGAACTTCTTTATAGTTGGCAGGGGGTTCACAATGGATGTACTTGCTGCCTATAGGAAATATTCTGTTTCCGGACAATCCCCTTCCTAAgccataatatttatatatactacttGTATAGTAATATGTCGAATCAGATTCACGTATAaacggataaataaataagtaaatgaaGTAACAATTCATGTTgtcattcattaattcattcagaatgatatataatactcACCGGAATCTAACGACCTGCTCTCTCTATTACTAGGCATTCTTCTTGGTTCTTGTGATTCTGCTTTCGACTCGAACTCTCTCTTCATGACAGCAACATTTGGTACACTTCGTTTATTAGACAACCTAGACAGCTCGCTTTTGTACAAATTAGTTCGATCGCTGGTTGGCTCTTCATCATCGCTAAGAAGTCGACCAGACTCGAATTGTTTTGCTCGTCTAGAAACAATTTGTAGTCCCTGCGGGGGTACCAGgaatttgtcattattttttttatctgggCCTGGCGAAGATGGCACAGAAAGTGATTCATTCCGAGAATCTTGAGGTTGTTGCTGATTCGTTGCTAAGTTCGACGTATTTTCATGAATTCTCGATAAGGTGCTAACGAAAACAGATTTATTGGTGTTTTTATATCTATCCTGATCGTTAGTTTTAGTTGGTAGATAAACGAAATGATTCTCTTTGCCTAATTGGCTCTCATAAAGACTGGAATAAAATCTATCTCTGATGCTACGTTGACTGTCAATAagattcgatcgatcatcATTCTGATCGCTTCGCGTATTAGTATAATCCGATTCAGAATCAAGATCCGTCTTCACTCTTTGGACGTTTTGATTCGACGGTTTCGTTAATGACAATTTaccattacttttattttccacTCTTCTCGTAGGCGATTGTTGCCTTTGTTGTTGCTCATTAGGCGGCCAAATTTGCCTTTGAAGTTTTTGCGGTCTCGCGTAAAATTCTCTTTGAATAACAGCCGAATTGTTACCACCTTGTTGCAATCTTGACGCATCCTCGGCGATATTCCATCCGATTGGATGACTCGGTCTGCGTAAaaattcttccttttgttCGAAACTCTTACGTAATCTGTTCATGATTACAGAGTCATCGGAGCACTCGTTTCCAGTAACGGTCGAATTAGAATCAAACGAGGACAAACTACCCTTACTGACTGGTGAGGAGTCTCTTCGAGAATCCATGCTCAACCTTAAACTTGGATCGTTTAATCTAAGAGCGTCTATACTTCCATAACTCGGAACTTCTGATTCATTTGTTTGTCCAGTCCCTCCACTACCTTCACTCGCTCGTCTCGTTATCACTCGTCTGCCAGGACGGTAAATAGGAACTTGTGGTTCCGCGCGGGACATAGGATAACGTAACATAGTTAGCTGTTGTTGTTCTTTCTCAAATTGGCCTGATTCACCTGATCTAACGCGTTCATAAATAGGATCTTTAATTCGATCGTAAATTTGTTCGTTACTCGgtctaaaataaaacattaactGTAAACTATGTTAGTTTAATAGATAAGAATAGAGAATTACAAAGTACAAACCTAGAGTAAATCGATTCGGGACGCGTTCTATCATACAAATCGAACCTCTGATCCGGTGAGGGGCGGCTGTACGATTGGAGAGGCGATTCCATGGCTTCTCTagcttgttgttgttgctgtagTTTTCTTGATTGCATTCTATCCTCAATAGGTTCGCAAGGAACATTCGTTTCTTGCAGGAATCTTCTTTGCTGCGCCGTGATAACTGGTATAGACGGTGACATCTTGTTGCCTTGTTGTTCTTTGTAAACAGCCTCTTCGCTTTCTCTACAAGTCGTATTCTGATTCTCTGAATCTGGAAGCGAGCAAATCCATGATTGCCTCGTTGTTTTCGGCGAAGATCCTGGGATCATGCTGATAGATCTTCTTTGCTTCTGAGAAATCCTCTCTGGAGAACGTAATCGTGGACGTTGATTCGTCTCAGGATTGTGTGCCGTTTCACCAAAGtactattaaaaatttattatagattatttttatcatagattataaattatttatcgtcaTGGAATTGAAGAAAATTCGCACCCGTTGCAAGATATCGTCTTCTTTTGAAACAACGAGTAGTCGCAACCAAGGACCCGCTTGTTGAATACGTTGCACTACACTGGCGTATTGTTCACCTCGTGTTGGTATTCCATCAACGGAAACTACCCGATCACCCGTACGAAGACCTGCTTCTGCTGCTGGCGAATTGACTCGCACCTGCTTTACAAAGATCGTGTCCATAGGCTCATCGATCCTTGTCCGCTCGTGTCCTGGCAACATCTGTAGAATACCATTCGGAAActttataaattctatatttatGAACAAGTGTACTagctttttaaatttttttttccagttaTACTTACGCAACAGGACTCGGGCggataaacgataaaatgtcGGAGAGTGAATCCGAAGCCATTTTCGCTACGTTTAAGAAGGAGAGTTCGAGGACCACGAAGTGACGAACTCTCCTTTCGAGTAGCTGCAGATGTTGGTGCTGGTGGCGGTGGTGAAGTATGTCGCACCTAAAATCATTTATGaattttacgaatatatagaaaatttgatacattattatgatattttttttttcatttttctattttgtttttcttatacgTTTCAATTGACTTGTTGACTTTGTTGATACGTCAATCAACAGCTTCAAAGACGAAATTAAATACACCAGATGtgttttttatcattgatatccaCGTAAGTGCATATTATCACTTGTATTATATGCAGAACGCATAATGTCTGCGTGAAGTACGAGGTCATTAGGTAATCGCAGTAGTAAGTGCATGTTACTCGCACAGAAATGACCTTAATTGTCTGCTTCATTGGCTAGGTTAACTCTCGTTATGtgatttatcaatatattatgAATCGTCGTTCTAAAGATGAGAGAGGAGATCCGCATTCCCTCcacttaaaaaaattattttcggtacaacgataagagaaaaagagtagcatacataaattaaattttcgttcagcaaaaattttaatgagtaTGATTAACTCAAATAGATAATTCTTGTTTTTAGTAAGAATATTTCGAGCGTGCCAAAAATATGTAAGTTTACGTTGAAAGATGTTTACTGGTATTCAAAGCATGTATATTTTAGTAATTGTAATGAAGTCAAGAATTTATGGCATTTTTTCAAAATCGCTAGACTTTTATAATCATGAACGGTACATGAAAATatgtaaatgattttataaaaggtaaaaattaaatatgaacCTTTTATCAAATCACTCTATTCCAATCTCTTAAACTTAAACTTAACCGtttactattttttaatatcaacttTGTTGGCTAAAATTTCTTGAAAGATAACATGGGATTATTCAAATACACATCACAAAGTTCCGTGTAAACGTTAATTGTAGGATTTTTAAGTGAAAGATTGAACAAGAGATAAGACTAGGAAAACTTGCCAAGAATCTCGAgtcacataaaatatataggtaaaagagaggaagatgcTTTGCTGACGGAGTTTGAATAAAAGGTGGCAACTTTCCAGGAAACAAAATAGTACTACTGATTCGAAATAGTTAAGCCAATGAATTTCCATGGAACCACtaacgaaacgaaatttttcatttttagaaaGTGGAAAACCTAGTCTGATCaacaagagaagaagaaattcatTAATCAATTTGCACTAAATTTTGCAACATCAATAATGATACCACCACAAAAATTGCTTTCCATTCAAACAAATATActagatagaaaaaatatttgaaaatgttcttatctaaaataaaaattagcaAAGAAGACCGTATAAaccatagatatttttatcacaataattaaatgtatgtTTTTACTTTCCTAGTTTTTCCTAAGTACTTGTCTTAACGATGAACTATTACATCATCGCGTAAATGCCAGTTCCTTTAAACGCCCACCTTCATTTTGACAAAACAGCAGACAGAAGatcataaatcattttttaagtCGTTCAAAAATCTGCATTCATGAAACTAGCATAATGTACTTTCATCCAATTATCTTACAAAAGATCATTTATAAAACTTCGACCAACTTTCTATATATCGAAATGATTAAAACGGTATAAATAACTATcgttaaattgtaataaactttttctttat
This is a stretch of genomic DNA from Vespa crabro chromosome 3, iyVesCrab1.2, whole genome shotgun sequence. It encodes these proteins:
- the LOC124423206 gene encoding rho GTPase-activating protein 21 isoform X6; protein product: MAEDRKNAQRLIGQVHAVRHTSPPPPAPTSAATRKESSSLRGPRTLLLKRSENGFGFTLRHFIVYPPESCCMLPGHERTRIDEPMDTIFVKQVRVNSPAAEAGLRTGDRVVSVDGIPTRGEQYASVVQRIQQAGPWLRLLVVSKEDDILQRYFGETAHNPETNQRPRLRSPERISQKQRRSISMIPGSSPKTTRQSWICSLPDSENQNTTCRESEEAVYKEQQGNKMSPSIPVITAQQRRFLQETNVPCEPIEDRMQSRKLQQQQQAREAMESPLQSYSRPSPDQRFDLYDRTRPESIYSRPSNEQIYDRIKDPIYERVRSGESGQFEKEQQQLTMLRYPMSRAEPQVPIYRPGRRVITRRASEGSGGTGQTNESEVPSYGSIDALRLNDPSLRLSMDSRRDSSPVSKGSLSSFDSNSTVTGNECSDDSVIMNRLRKSFEQKEEFLRRPSHPIGWNIAEDASRLQQGGNNSAVIQREFYARPQKLQRQIWPPNEQQQRQQSPTRRVENKSNGKLSLTKPSNQNVQRVKTDLDSESDYTNTRSDQNDDRSNLIDSQRSIRDRFYSSLYESQLGKENHFVYLPTKTNDQDRYKNTNKSVFVSTLSRIHENTSNLATNQQQPQDSRNESLSVPSSPGPDKKNNDKFLVPPQGLQIVSRRAKQFESGRLLSDDEEPTSDRTNLYKSELSRLSNKRSVPNVAVMKREFESKAESQEPRRMPSNRESRSLDSGRGLSGNRIFPIGSKYIHCEPPANYKEVQEIPTMEIEAVHLRARSNSAESWETVNGSRGNIRHTWQTEQEEEKDIRNDNNNGDSKNQSYAQSTRSQLASCDETSNNGVILRRQKNAQLSDEERATRRVSYLKATWGERMHVDSDLDLSDTEPVHVLRSAHRRWRPPSFTSDIAPLRRIFEDMTQSANLHRHSLRNSIISTTDSGNEAPKEVEPIEREGTLHIKFTVLDGKRSSDRSWKQIWGVLRGPILFFYKDRHSQSPSSVNDTEGTVQNIDVRCSLVDIAEDYTKRKHVLRVVNPTAEVLLQTEDAASMALWLRSLHKYAATEKPLDITSSTLKQQAVPQTPGPTTPSVASVQNANQRLSPLPSHKGIKKLTSFRNRSPTGQSPVNKTRKPSQIVEPLSSPKTKTWKGRVAKQFRRMHGSPSSPTAQLPPEGATFKVPLELCPSSSFSEFVPLIVEMCTSIVEARGLEVVGIYRVPGNTAAISQLTESVNKGFENINLQDPRWSDVNVISSLLKSFFRHLPDSLLTAELYPMFIDADKIEDPQRRMATIRKLLRDLPEHHFETLKYLMLHLKKIVEHSEVNKMEAKNLAIVFGPTLVRASGSRDNMVTMVTDMSHQCKIVESLLNNVDWFFSDEDLDDLSRLSVNLSLPADGCEVEPTSNTNHNLLLNNIQKVEGMREMVSAKDIVSSIISAANRKIQRRRKGQDEAENEEHDEEKVKMKHESDSSPTIRQSMALNERQCSVSEIVLMHENKSHLNHSSNSSEPTDRSSATNNNSPVSASSSSRSKYSNQLVPAISSSSESSRPLSEAGLNCMDTNSMTSNASNETKQSNDEVAIRTYAGLSATTQERIRRFEQETKAMLQRDQHRQRREAEKREEERRKIEKEWQMAKREMENDDLLDTIVDSTVIPNFLSERLSNMNQRLAEKSLADLPEKHVRSRSTTRITPLSIAVQQQPTARQKAQATNQLTNVLGEKINNGVIKKFKTDKEPSLESICLPPIRYGSLDSLHEVHTLPHSSPSPSQQRRGLSGDISDDGIQQVRVFGATYRPTYTVPQGPVAPPRRHRPHHRLIQHQQALTVPDQQTDHQSQQQQQHQQCQQQTQEQRAKQPSPTYHDTFQRCQEGQAQGPVRPPRL
- the LOC124423206 gene encoding uncharacterized protein LOC124423206 isoform X5 — protein: MAEDRKNAQRLIGQVHAVRHTSPPPPAPTSAATRKESSSLRGPRTLLLKRSENGFGFTLRHFIVYPPESCCMLPGHERTRIDEPMDTIFVKQVRVNSPAAEAGLRTGDRVVSVDGIPTRGEQYASVVQRIQQAGPWLRLLVVSKEDDILQRYFGETAHNPETNQRPRLRSPERISQKQRRSISMIPGSSPKTTRQSWICSLPDSENQNTTCRESEEAVYKEQQGNKMSPSIPVITAQQRRFLQETNVPCEPIEDRMQSRKLQQQQQAREAMESPLQSYSRPSPDQRFDLYDRTRPESIYSRPSNEQIYDRIKDPIYERVRSGESGQFEKEQQQLTMLRYPMSRAEPQVPIYRPGRRVITRRASEGSGGTGQTNESEVPSYGSIDALRLNDPSLRLSMDSRRDSSPVSKGSLSSFDSNSTVTGNECSDDSVIMNRLRKSFEQKEEFLRRPSHPIGWNIAEDASRLQQGGNNSAVIQREFYARPQKLQRQIWPPNEQQQRQQSPTRRVENKSNGKLSLTKPSNQNVQRVKTDLDSESDYTNTRSDQNDDRSNLIDSQRSIRDRFYSSLYESQLGKENHFVYLPTKTNDQDRYKNTNKSVFVSTLSRIHENTSNLATNQQQPQDSRNESLSVPSSPGPDKKNNDKFLVPPQGLQIVSRRAKQFESGRLLSDDEEPTSDRTNLYKSELSRLSNKRSVPNVAVMKREFESKAESQEPRRMPSNRESRSLDSGRGLSGNRIFPIGSKYIHCEPPANYKEVQEIPTMEIEAVHLRARSNSAESWETVNGSRGNIRHTWQTEQEEEKDIRNDNNNGDSKNQSYAQSTRSQLASCDETSNNGVILRRQKNAQLSDEERATRRVSYLKATWGERMHVDSDLDLSDTEPVHVLRSAHRRWRPPSFTSDIAPLRRIFEDMTQSANLHRHSLRNSIISTTDSGNEAPKEVEPIEREGTLHIKFTVLDGKRSSDRSWKQIWGVLRGPILFFYKDRHSQSPSSVNDTEGTVQNIDVRCSLVDIAEDYTKRKHVLRVVNPTAEVLLQTEDAASMALWLRSLHKYAATEKPLDITSSTLKQQAVPQTPGPTTPSVASVQNANQRLSPLPSHKGIKKLTSFRNRSPTGQSPVNKTRKPSQIVEPLSSPKTKTWKGRVAKQFRRMHGSPSSPTAQLPPEGATFKVPLELCPSSSFSEFVPLIVEMCTSIVEARGLEVVGIYRVPGNTAAISQLTESVNKGFENINLQDPRWSDVNVISSLLKSFFRHLPDSLLTAELYPMFIDADKIEDPQRRMATIRKLLRDLPEHHFETLKYLMLHLKKIVEHSEVNKMEAKNLAIVFGPTLVRASGSRDNMVTMVTDMSHQCKIVESLLNNVDWFFSDEDLDDLSRLSVNLSLPADGCEVEPTSNTNHNLLLNNIQKVEGMREMVSAKDIVSSIISAANRKIQRRRKGQDEAENEEHDEEKVKMKHESDSSPTIRQSMALNERQCSVSEIVLMHENKSHLNHSSNSSEPTDRSSATNNNSPVSASSSSRSKYSNQLVPAISSSSESSRPLSEAGLNCMDTNSMTSNASNETKQSNDEVAIRTYAGLSATTQERIRRFEQETKAMLQRDQHRQRREAEKREEERRKIEKEWQMAKREMENDDLLDTIVDSTVIPNFLSERLSNMNQRLAEKSLADLPEKHVRSRSTTRITPLSIAVQQQPTARQKAQATNQLTNVLGEKINNGVIKKFKTDKEPSLESICLPPIRYGSLDSLHEVHTLPHSSPSPSQQRRGLSGDISDDGSDLLTSLTTTFDRKWKSLVNPSSQIIQTPVEPAPVNNIEISDDQKKQKAEDLSEKNQQTEKVYRDPSLHKSSIDKNHFLRVKDEALEKDTDSTVTEVHDTEAMTTPDNDRNAIKLETKNVLNHLKETNAITDSTKKEDDKKKEIIDIAQITATKEGNGSSTFRKSSDMENKTEEKKVHDRELDSNYSNKLEKFEILTNTEERSRLKRSESLNKRSENTFSKLKRSESLNKHSERLASPTNSKLKRSESLNKHSDRSESPNSKLKRSESLTKTEKTECNISKRRQSVRKDSATKLKRKNGMPERSIKRRHTVGGTKDFDKVHWLDNKLQSEAERVVKNDYKPKKSQLRTSSPDLSTNRVNVTDTSFLIEVSFRGPSNVVFNVTNARPQSLPDANLASKVFKVPLESHV
- the LOC124423206 gene encoding uncharacterized protein LOC124423206 isoform X3; amino-acid sequence: MAEDRKNAQRLIGQVHAVRHTSPPPPAPTSAATRKESSSLRGPRTLLLKRSENGFGFTLRHFIVYPPESCCMLPGHERTRIDEPMDTIFVKQVRVNSPAAEAGLRTGDRVVSVDGIPTRGEQYASVVQRIQQAGPWLRLLVVSKEDDILQRYFGETAHNPETNQRPRLRSPERISQKQRRSISMIPGSSPKTTRQSWICSLPDSENQNTTCRESEEAVYKEQQGNKMSPSIPVITAQQRRFLQETNVPCEPIEDRMQSRKLQQQQQAREAMESPLQSYSRPSPDQRFDLYDRTRPESIYSRPSNEQIYDRIKDPIYERVRSGESGQFEKEQQQLTMLRYPMSRAEPQVPIYRPGRRVITRRASEGSGGTGQTNESEVPSYGSIDALRLNDPSLRLSMDSRRDSSPVSKGSLSSFDSNSTVTGNECSDDSVIMNRLRKSFEQKEEFLRRPSHPIGWNIAEDASRLQQGGNNSAVIQREFYARPQKLQRQIWPPNEQQQRQQSPTRRVENKSNGKLSLTKPSNQNVQRVKTDLDSESDYTNTRSDQNDDRSNLIDSQRSIRDRFYSSLYESQLGKENHFVYLPTKTNDQDRYKNTNKSVFVSTLSRIHENTSNLATNQQQPQDSRNESLSVPSSPGPDKKNNDKFLVPPQGLQIVSRRAKQFESGRLLSDDEEPTSDRTNLYKSELSRLSNKRSVPNVAVMKREFESKAESQEPRRMPSNRESRSLDSGRGLSGNRIFPIGSKYIHCEPPANYKEVQEIPTMEIEAVHLRARSNSAESWETVNGSRGNIRHTWQTEQEEEKDIRNDNNNGDSKNQSYAQSTRSQLASCDETSNNGVILRRQKNAQLSDEERATRRVSYLKATWGERMHVDSDLDLSDTEPVHVLRSNSIISTTDSGNEAPKEVEPIEREGTLHIKFTVLDGKRSSDRSWKQIWGVLRGPILFFYKDRHSQSPSSVNDTEGTVQNIDVRCSLVDIAEDYTKRKHVLRVVNPTAEVLLQTEDAASMALWLRSLHKYAATEKPLDITSSTLKQQAVPQTPGPTTPSVASVQNANQRLSPLPSHKGIKKLTSFRNRSPTGQSPVNKTRKPSQIVEPLSSPKTKTWKGRVAKQFRRMHGSPSSPTAQLPPEGATFKVPLELCPSSSFSEFVPLIVEMCTSIVEARGLEVVGIYRVPGNTAAISQLTESVNKGFENINLQDPRWSDVNVISSLLKSFFRHLPDSLLTAELYPMFIDADKIEDPQRRMATIRKLLRDLPEHHFETLKYLMLHLKKIVEHSEVNKMEAKNLAIVFGPTLVRASGSRDNMVTMVTDMSHQCKIVESLLNNVDWFFSDEDLDDLSRLSVNLSLPADGCEVEPTSNTNHNLLLNNIQKVEGMREMVSAKDIVSSIISAANRKIQRRRKGQDEAENEEHDEEKVKMKHESDSSPTIRQSMALNERQCSVSEIVLMHENKSHLNHSSNSSEPTDRSSATNNNSPVSASSSSRSKYSNQLVPAISSSSESSRPLSEAGLNCMDTNSMTSNASNETKQSNDEVAIRTYAGLSATTQERIRRFEQETKAMLQRDQHRQRREAEKREEERRKIEKEWQMAKREMENDDLLDTIVDSTVIPNFLSERLSNMNQRLAEKSLADLPEKHVRSRSTTRITPLSIAVQQQPTARQKAQATNQLTNVLGEKINNGVIKKFKTDKEPSLESICLPPIRYGSLDSLHEVHTLPHSSPSPSQQRRGLSGDISDDAGSCFLHWTQKILTINKKLSRHTASPGFWCYISSHLHGTTGSSGTTAKTSASSSADPASTGVNSTRSANRSSISATTAAPTVPTTNSRATSEATQSYLPRHLSEVPRGSGSGSGAPSKTLNKFLRGSDLLTSLTTTFDRKWKSLVNPSSQIIQTPVEPAPVNNIEISDDQKKQKAEDLSEKNQQTEKVYRDPSLHKSSIDKNHFLRVKDEALEKDTDSTVTEVHDTEAMTTPDNDRNAIKLETKNVLNHLKETNAITDSTKKEDDKKKEIIDIAQITATKEGNGSSTFRKSSDMENKTEEKKVHDRELDSNYSNKLEKFEILTNTEERSRLKRSESLNKRSENTFSKLKRSESLNKHSERLASPTNSKLKRSESLNKHSDRSESPNSKLKRSESLTKTEKTECNISKRRQSVRKDSATKLKRKNGMPERSIKRRHTVGGTKDFDKVHWLDNKLQSEAERVVKNDYKPKKSQLRTSSPDLSTNRVNVTDTSFLIEVSFRGPSNVVFNVTNARPQSLPDANLASKVFKVPLESHV